A DNA window from Shumkonia mesophila contains the following coding sequences:
- a CDS encoding alpha-E domain-containing protein translates to MKNNLLARFAENIFWLARYMERAENLARILEVTGAHSRDDQGHQDWTAILEMNADMERFREHHRRVTVRSAARFYVLDQDNPTSIVFAVMMARENARSVRHLISTEMWTQINMLHARLKELGGRDIVPTRLAGLCGDIKEACQAHTGITEGTLYQDEGWSFYWMGKAIERADQTSRLVDIGHRRATLSGHAFDSLALESHWTVMLHSAAGYQAFCRTHRVRMHPSEVLDFLLLGRRFPRSIATCLDEAHAFMARLRDLHGVDVERAGLPLLDGLKARLIATRLEDVVNGGLHDFIDDVQRQLTAFTSELARSVFGHDF, encoded by the coding sequence TTGAAAAATAACCTGCTCGCCCGCTTCGCCGAGAACATCTTCTGGCTGGCCCGCTACATGGAGCGGGCCGAGAACCTGGCCCGCATCCTGGAGGTGACGGGGGCGCATTCGCGGGACGACCAGGGCCATCAGGACTGGACGGCGATTCTCGAAATGAACGCCGATATGGAGCGCTTCCGCGAGCACCACCGCCGGGTCACCGTGCGTTCGGCCGCCCGCTTCTACGTGCTCGACCAGGACAACCCGACGTCCATCGTCTTCGCCGTCATGATGGCCCGCGAGAACGCCCGCTCGGTACGCCACCTGATCAGCACCGAGATGTGGACCCAGATCAACATGCTGCACGCCCGCCTCAAGGAACTGGGCGGGCGCGACATCGTGCCGACCCGCCTGGCCGGCCTGTGCGGCGACATCAAGGAAGCCTGCCAGGCCCACACCGGCATCACCGAGGGCACGCTTTACCAGGACGAGGGGTGGAGCTTCTACTGGATGGGCAAGGCCATCGAACGGGCCGACCAGACGTCGCGACTGGTCGACATCGGCCACCGTCGGGCGACGCTTTCCGGGCACGCCTTCGATTCCCTCGCCCTCGAATCGCACTGGACCGTCATGCTGCATTCGGCGGCCGGCTACCAGGCGTTCTGCCGGACCCATCGGGTCCGCATGCATCCCAGCGAGGTGCTCGATTTCCTTTTGCTCGGCCGCCGGTTCCCGCGCTCCATCGCCACCTGTTTGGACGAGGCCCACGCCTTCATGGCCCGCCTTCGCGACCTCCATGGCGTCGACGTCGAACGGGCCGGCCTGCCGCTGCTGGACGGCCTCAAGGCGCGGCTCATCGCCACCCGCCTGGAAGATGTCGTGAACGGCGGCCTGCACGATTTCATCGACGACGTGCAGCGCCAGCTTACCGCCTTCACCAGCGAACTGGCGCGCAGCGTTTTCGGCCACGATTTCTGA
- a CDS encoding transglutaminase family protein, with amino-acid sequence MDTLSIRHRTTYRYRCPVTFGEHRLMFRPRDSHDLRHVSSTLAISPTAAVRWRYDVFGNSIAIATFGEAAQELVFESDIVVEHYGFEGAYPPMEDYARKLPFSYAFEELPDLRRSMERHHRDPQHRLDAWVRRFLADGAGAETWQVLKAVNTAIHDEFAYAERAEEGVQTPIETLERASGTCRDFALLMMEAARTLGMAARFVTGYLFDPGQAGSPHGLRGAGATHAWAMIYLPGAGWVEFDPTNGLIGGANLIRVGVARDPAQAIPVQGTYFGAAEDFIDMAVEVEVERIGETMPAAALSPLSAPQGRRGSG; translated from the coding sequence ATGGATACGCTGAGCATTCGCCATCGCACCACCTACCGTTACCGCTGCCCGGTCACGTTCGGCGAACACCGCCTGATGTTCCGGCCGCGCGACAGCCACGACCTGCGCCACGTTTCGAGCACGCTCGCCATCTCGCCCACGGCGGCCGTGCGCTGGCGCTATGACGTGTTCGGCAATTCCATCGCCATCGCCACCTTCGGCGAGGCCGCCCAGGAGTTGGTCTTCGAAAGCGACATCGTGGTCGAGCACTACGGCTTCGAGGGGGCCTACCCGCCGATGGAAGACTATGCGCGGAAACTGCCCTTCTCCTACGCCTTCGAGGAGTTGCCCGATCTGCGCCGCTCGATGGAGCGTCACCATCGCGATCCCCAGCACCGGCTGGACGCCTGGGTCCGCCGCTTTCTGGCCGACGGCGCGGGGGCGGAAACCTGGCAGGTGCTGAAGGCCGTCAATACCGCCATCCACGACGAATTCGCCTACGCCGAGCGGGCCGAGGAGGGGGTGCAGACCCCCATCGAAACGCTGGAGCGGGCCAGCGGGACCTGCCGCGATTTCGCGCTTCTGATGATGGAGGCGGCCAGAACGCTGGGCATGGCGGCCCGCTTCGTCACCGGCTATCTGTTCGATCCCGGGCAGGCCGGCAGCCCGCATGGCCTGCGGGGGGCGGGGGCCACCCACGCCTGGGCCATGATCTACCTGCCGGGGGCGGGCTGGGTCGAATTCGATCCCACCAACGGCCTGATCGGCGGCGCCAACCTGATCCGCGTCGGCGTGGCCCGCGATCCGGCGCAGGCCATTCCCGTCCAGGGCACCTATTTCGGCGCCGCCGAGGATTTCATCGATATGGCGGTGGAGGTCGAGGTCGAGCGGATCGGCGAGACGATGCCGGCTGCCGCTCTAAGTCCCCTCTCTGCCCCTCAGGGGCGGAGAGGGTCAGGGTGA
- a CDS encoding endonuclease domain-containing protein, with protein sequence MPISRYVADFAIPACKLAIEIDGGQHAEAVKADAVRTEAMAIHGYRVIRFWNHEVLGNLEGVLQTIVSELGKSPTSP encoded by the coding sequence ATCCCCATCAGTCGCTACGTTGCGGATTTCGCCATCCCGGCGTGCAAGCTGGCGATCGAAATCGACGGTGGGCAACATGCCGAGGCCGTCAAAGCGGACGCGGTGCGTACCGAGGCGATGGCCATCCACGGGTATCGCGTGATCCGCTTCTGGAACCACGAGGTGCTGGGCAATCTGGAGGGAGTCCTCCAAACCATCGTCAGCGAACTCGGCAAGTCCCCCACCTCACCCTGA
- a CDS encoding peptidase — protein sequence MTYCVGLLVRDGLVMLTDSRTNAGVDHVSTFRKLTVWEKAGERTIALATAGNLAVTQAVVNLLNEGVGGAEDGGKPTTIMQVKSMREAAQLAGKALRRVFAIDGEALRQAGTEFTASLLLAGQVKGGGMRLFYVYAAGNYIQSTEETPFFQIGETKYGKPILDRLVSFDTTVQDAAKLALISMDSTLRSNLSVGLPLDLLIVRRDALAVAHRVPIDEKNPYFRVVHSRWSRALRSAFERLPDVPWG from the coding sequence ATGACCTATTGCGTCGGACTGCTGGTTCGGGACGGCCTGGTGATGCTGACGGATTCGCGCACCAACGCCGGCGTCGATCACGTGTCCACCTTTCGCAAGCTGACGGTCTGGGAAAAGGCGGGCGAGCGCACGATCGCGCTGGCCACGGCCGGCAACCTGGCGGTCACCCAGGCGGTGGTCAACCTGCTGAACGAGGGCGTCGGCGGCGCCGAGGATGGCGGGAAGCCGACCACCATCATGCAGGTCAAAAGCATGCGCGAGGCGGCGCAGCTGGCCGGCAAGGCCCTGCGCCGGGTCTTCGCCATCGACGGCGAGGCGTTGCGTCAGGCCGGCACCGAGTTCACCGCCTCCCTGCTGCTGGCCGGCCAGGTCAAGGGCGGCGGGATGCGGCTTTTCTACGTCTACGCGGCCGGAAACTACATCCAGTCGACCGAGGAGACGCCGTTCTTCCAGATCGGCGAGACCAAGTACGGCAAGCCGATCCTCGATCGCCTGGTGTCCTTCGACACCACGGTGCAGGACGCCGCCAAGCTGGCCCTGATCTCCATGGACTCGACGCTGCGCTCCAACCTGTCGGTCGGCCTGCCGCTCGATCTGCTGATCGTCAGGCGGGATGCGCTGGCGGTCGCCCACCGCGTTCCCATCGACGAGAAGAACCCCTACTTCCGGGTCGTCCACAGCCGCTGGTCGCGGGCGCTGCGCTCGGCCTTCGAACGGCTGCCCGACGTTCCGTGGGGGTGA
- a CDS encoding AEC family transporter, which produces MGTIANALIPLVILLAAGQVLRRSGFLEAGFWSSAEKLAYYLLMPLLLVRTIGRSDVGGLAWGEMVGAVYGAILAAAAVLVALHLLRGRPQPRTFTSIFQGGVRYNAYIALALAESLYQGEGIAMGALISGFMIIIINILCVTVLALSAGNGRVSALSVLADLARNPLILGCVGGGLLNASGVTLPVWADDSLSLMGRMALPIALLCVGASLDLSRLKGDVGPSLIASATQFVVKPGVAWGLCLGLGLPAMTTTVIVLFMAVPTAPSAYILARRMGGDYEAMASIIAFQTVAGFATMPLTLFALGV; this is translated from the coding sequence TTGGGTACCATCGCCAACGCGCTCATTCCGCTGGTCATCCTGCTGGCGGCCGGCCAAGTCCTGCGGCGCAGCGGGTTCCTGGAAGCCGGCTTCTGGTCGTCGGCCGAAAAGCTCGCCTATTACCTGCTGATGCCGCTCCTGCTGGTGCGCACCATCGGGCGCAGCGACGTCGGCGGCCTGGCCTGGGGCGAGATGGTGGGCGCCGTCTATGGCGCCATCCTGGCCGCCGCCGCGGTTCTCGTCGCCCTGCATCTGCTCCGCGGCCGGCCGCAGCCGCGCACCTTCACCTCGATCTTCCAGGGCGGCGTGCGCTACAACGCCTACATCGCGCTGGCGCTGGCCGAAAGCCTGTACCAGGGCGAGGGCATCGCCATGGGCGCGCTCATTTCCGGCTTCATGATCATCATCATCAACATCCTTTGCGTCACCGTGCTGGCGCTGTCGGCCGGCAACGGGCGGGTGTCGGCGCTTTCGGTGCTTGCCGACCTGGCCAGGAACCCGCTGATCCTGGGGTGCGTGGGCGGCGGGCTGCTCAACGCCTCGGGCGTGACGTTGCCGGTGTGGGCCGACGATTCGCTCTCGCTGATGGGGCGCATGGCGCTGCCGATCGCGCTGCTGTGCGTCGGCGCCTCGCTGGACCTGTCGCGCCTGAAGGGCGACGTCGGTCCCTCGCTGATCGCCAGCGCCACGCAGTTCGTCGTCAAGCCGGGGGTGGCCTGGGGCCTGTGCCTGGGACTCGGGCTGCCGGCCATGACGACGACGGTGATCGTGCTGTTCATGGCGGTGCCGACGGCGCCCTCGGCCTATATCCTGGCCCGGCGCATGGGCGGCGATTACGAGGCCATGGCCTCGATCATCGCCTTCCAGACGGTGGCCGGCTTCGCCACCATGCCACTGACCTTGTTCGCCTTGGGCGTGTAG
- the gyrA gene encoding DNA gyrase subunit A, giving the protein MPLTTSPTPTPQHDISPVTVEDEMRRSYLDYAMSVIVARALPDVRDGLKPVHRRIIYAMNESGYDFNKPFRKSARIVGDVMGKYHPHGDSAIYDAMVRMAQDFSLRLPLIQGQGNFGSMDGDPAAAMRYTEARMARAAHALIDDIDKETVDFQPNYDESTSEPKVLPARFPNLLVNGAGGIAVGMATNIPPHNLGEVIDACGAILDNPAISIDELIETCIPGPDFPTGATVLGRNGIRSAYHTGRGSVVMRGRAEIQEIRKDRFAIIVSEVPYQVNKARMVEIIAECVRDKRIEGISDLRDESDRHGVRVVVEIKRDAEPEIVLNQLYRYTPLQTSFGVNMLALNGGKPEMLNLKQIIQAFLEFREEVIRRRTIFELGKARDRAHIFVGLAVAVANLDAIIALIRAAPDPNTARAQLMERPWPADDVEPLIVLIDEPGRKVVDGVYTLSEEQAKAILELRLHRLTGLEREKIHEDLSELGRQIERHLAVLASRDMLLGLLRNELLEMKEQFSTPRRTTLMEDEFEADIEDLIQREDMVVTVTNSGYIKRVPVAAYRAQRRGGKGRTGMSMREEDFVSRVFVVNTHTPVLFFSSAGMVYKLKVYRLPLGAPQARGKAMVNLLPLKPGEIITTMLALPEDESTWGDLSIGLATASGHVRRNKLSDFVDVRANGKIAMKMDEGDRLVRVRTFADDDDILLSTRQGKTIRFPVADVRVFSGRTSIGVRGINLDDDDAVIGMSALKHIGIDVATREDYLQAVHAKRRLTGGDYTGRDDDLARDQALAARLEEPVFAELAEHEECIVTITADGLGKRTSAYEYRISGRGGKGVTAMDLQRGETRTEVVNAFPVKDTDQLVLVAEGGQIIRVPVNGISVVGRASRGVNVFNVGEGDRVVSVTRLRDEGAGIEDDGTPAEDETSDDTETGAETGSGEASDEPEGTPQP; this is encoded by the coding sequence ATGCCTTTGACGACTTCACCAACTCCGACGCCCCAGCACGACATATCGCCCGTCACCGTCGAAGACGAGATGCGACGCTCATACCTCGATTACGCGATGAGCGTGATCGTGGCGCGCGCGCTTCCCGACGTCCGCGACGGGCTGAAGCCGGTTCACCGGCGCATCATCTACGCCATGAACGAGAGCGGCTACGACTTCAACAAGCCGTTCCGCAAGTCGGCCCGCATCGTCGGCGACGTCATGGGCAAATACCACCCGCACGGCGATTCGGCGATCTACGACGCCATGGTCCGCATGGCGCAGGATTTCTCGCTGCGCCTGCCCCTGATCCAGGGCCAGGGCAACTTCGGCTCGATGGACGGCGATCCGGCGGCGGCCATGCGCTACACCGAGGCCCGCATGGCCCGGGCGGCGCACGCGCTGATCGACGACATCGACAAGGAAACCGTCGATTTCCAGCCGAACTACGACGAATCCACCTCCGAGCCCAAGGTGCTGCCGGCCCGCTTCCCCAACCTGCTGGTCAACGGGGCGGGCGGCATCGCCGTCGGCATGGCGACCAACATCCCGCCGCACAACCTGGGCGAGGTGATCGACGCCTGCGGCGCCATCCTCGACAATCCCGCCATCTCCATCGACGAGTTGATCGAGACCTGCATCCCGGGCCCGGATTTCCCGACCGGCGCCACCGTGCTGGGACGCAACGGCATCCGTTCGGCCTATCACACCGGGCGCGGCTCGGTGGTCATGCGCGGCCGCGCCGAGATCCAGGAGATCCGCAAGGACCGCTTCGCCATCATCGTCAGCGAAGTGCCCTACCAGGTGAACAAGGCGCGCATGGTCGAGATCATCGCCGAGTGCGTGCGCGACAAGCGGATCGAGGGGATTTCCGACCTGCGCGACGAATCCGACCGCCACGGCGTGCGCGTGGTGGTGGAGATCAAGCGCGACGCCGAGCCAGAGATCGTGCTCAACCAGCTCTACCGCTACACGCCGCTGCAGACCAGCTTCGGCGTCAACATGCTGGCGCTCAACGGCGGCAAGCCGGAGATGCTGAACCTCAAGCAGATCATCCAGGCTTTCCTGGAGTTCCGCGAGGAGGTCATCCGCCGGCGCACCATCTTCGAACTGGGCAAGGCGCGCGACCGCGCCCACATCTTCGTCGGCCTGGCCGTCGCCGTGGCCAACCTGGACGCCATCATCGCCCTGATCCGCGCCGCGCCCGATCCCAACACGGCGCGCGCCCAGTTGATGGAACGGCCCTGGCCGGCCGACGACGTCGAGCCCCTGATCGTGCTCATCGACGAGCCCGGCCGCAAGGTGGTGGACGGCGTCTACACGCTGTCCGAGGAGCAGGCCAAGGCCATCCTGGAGTTGCGCCTGCACCGCCTGACCGGGCTGGAGCGCGAAAAGATCCACGAGGATCTGTCCGAACTGGGCCGCCAGATCGAGCGCCACCTGGCGGTGCTGGCGTCGCGCGACATGCTGCTGGGCCTCCTGCGCAACGAACTGCTGGAGATGAAGGAGCAGTTCAGCACGCCGCGCCGCACCACCCTGATGGAAGACGAGTTCGAGGCCGACATCGAGGACCTGATCCAGCGCGAGGACATGGTGGTGACGGTCACCAACTCGGGCTACATCAAGCGGGTGCCGGTCGCCGCCTATCGGGCGCAGCGCCGCGGCGGCAAGGGCCGCACCGGCATGAGCATGCGCGAGGAGGATTTCGTCAGCCGCGTCTTCGTGGTCAACACCCACACCCCGGTGCTGTTCTTCTCGTCGGCCGGCATGGTCTACAAGCTCAAGGTCTACCGTCTGCCGCTGGGGGCGCCGCAGGCGCGCGGCAAGGCGATGGTCAACCTGCTGCCGCTGAAACCGGGCGAGATCATCACCACCATGCTGGCCCTGCCCGAGGACGAGAGCACCTGGGGCGATCTGTCCATCGGGCTGGCCACCGCCTCGGGCCACGTGCGCCGCAACAAGCTGTCGGATTTCGTCGACGTGCGCGCCAACGGCAAGATCGCCATGAAGATGGACGAGGGCGACCGCCTGGTCCGGGTGCGCACCTTCGCCGATGACGACGACATCCTGCTCAGTACCCGCCAGGGCAAGACCATCCGCTTCCCGGTCGCCGACGTGCGCGTCTTCTCGGGCCGCACCTCGATCGGCGTGCGCGGCATCAACCTCGACGACGACGACGCGGTGATCGGCATGTCGGCGCTGAAGCACATCGGCATCGACGTCGCCACCCGCGAGGACTATCTGCAGGCGGTCCACGCCAAGCGCCGCCTGACCGGCGGCGACTACACCGGGCGCGACGACGACCTGGCGCGCGACCAGGCCCTGGCCGCCCGCCTGGAGGAGCCGGTGTTCGCCGAGCTGGCGGAGCACGAGGAGTGCATCGTCACCATTACCGCCGACGGCCTGGGCAAGCGCACCTCGGCCTACGAGTACCGGATTTCCGGGCGCGGCGGCAAAGGCGTCACCGCCATGGACCTGCAACGCGGAGAAACCCGGACCGAGGTGGTCAACGCCTTCCCGGTGAAGGACACCGACCAGCTGGTACTGGTCGCCGAGGGCGGCCAGATCATCCGCGTGCCGGTCAACGGCATCAGCGTCGTCGGGCGGGCCAGCCGCGGCGTCAACGTGTTCAACGTCGGCGAGGGCGACCGTGTGGTGTCGGTGACGCGTCTGCGCGACGAAGGCGCCGGCATCGAGGACGACGGGACGCCGGCCGAGGACGAAACCAGCGACGATACCGAAACCGGCGCCGAAACGGGGAGCGGCGAGGCCAGCGACGAACCGGAGGGAACGCCCCAGCCATGA
- the coaD gene encoding pantetheine-phosphate adenylyltransferase: MSEPRIGVYPGTFDPITNGHLDIISRATRVLDRLVIGIAENAGKGPLFTIEERVAMVEAEVAAMTNGDGSRIEVRPFNTLLMNFVIGQGATLIVRGLRAVSDFEFEFQMAGMNRRMNPMIETVFLMASDRHQLIASRLVKEVAELGGDIGQFVSPRVKQKLAEKLGTGA; this comes from the coding sequence ATGAGCGAACCGCGTATCGGTGTCTACCCCGGCACCTTCGACCCCATCACCAACGGCCACCTCGACATCATCTCGCGGGCGACCCGCGTGCTCGACCGCCTGGTCATCGGCATCGCCGAGAACGCCGGCAAGGGGCCGCTGTTCACCATCGAGGAACGGGTGGCGATGGTCGAGGCCGAGGTGGCGGCGATGACCAACGGCGACGGCTCGCGCATCGAGGTTCGGCCGTTCAATACGCTGCTGATGAATTTCGTCATCGGGCAGGGGGCCACCCTGATCGTGCGCGGCCTGCGCGCCGTTTCCGACTTCGAGTTCGAGTTCCAGATGGCCGGCATGAACCGGCGCATGAACCCGATGATCGAGACGGTCTTCCTGATGGCCTCCGACCGCCACCAGCTGATCGCCTCGCGCCTGGTCAAGGAGGTCGCCGAACTGGGCGGCGACATCGGCCAGTTCGTGTCCCCGCGGGTCAAGCAGAAACTGGCCGAGAAGCTGGGTACCGGCGCCTGA